In Desulfovibrio oxyclinae DSM 11498, a single window of DNA contains:
- a CDS encoding aminopeptidase produces the protein MSDKTTLFTRQEIEDYAEVLLWAVNESRHKPLRNGDMVLIRFDHDGLALCEALYSLLTDKHLRPVPLMRPTPIMEVEKYLNSSFAQLTFQPPGFDELYARAAAGINILAPESLNHLQAADPLVMAEARKAEAPLKAILERRKNAGTLGWTTCVYPTKALANAAGIELEEYATQLKRACWLNMPSPLKEWKRIAKRQRVIIEWLQSLEIRSLRVESANIDLKVKLGDNRRFVGFTGHNVPGSEIYVAPDCRGVEGTFFANQPSVRSGHLVHGATLEFNDGITTRVTALMGETFLQRELYADAGARKVGEFSLTDKRLSRVDTFMAHTLLDENFAGDYGNCHIALGGSLIECFDGPPEALTPELETALGFNSSNIHWDLVNTEPKRVIASTSTGEPVLIYENGEFKI, from the coding sequence ATGAGCGACAAAACCACCCTCTTCACCCGGCAGGAGATCGAGGATTACGCCGAGGTCCTGCTCTGGGCTGTCAACGAGTCCCGCCACAAGCCGCTGAGAAACGGCGACATGGTGCTGATCCGTTTCGACCACGACGGACTCGCGCTCTGCGAGGCGCTGTATTCCCTGCTGACGGACAAGCACCTGCGCCCGGTTCCGCTGATGAGGCCCACGCCTATCATGGAGGTGGAGAAGTACCTCAATTCAAGCTTCGCCCAACTCACATTCCAGCCACCGGGATTCGATGAGCTGTACGCGCGGGCTGCCGCGGGGATCAACATTCTGGCCCCGGAGTCGCTCAATCACCTTCAGGCCGCCGATCCGCTGGTGATGGCCGAGGCCCGCAAGGCCGAAGCACCGCTCAAGGCGATTCTGGAACGGCGCAAGAACGCGGGAACACTGGGCTGGACCACCTGCGTCTATCCCACCAAGGCACTCGCCAACGCCGCCGGGATCGAACTGGAAGAGTACGCCACGCAGCTCAAGCGGGCCTGCTGGCTGAACATGCCCTCCCCGCTCAAGGAATGGAAACGCATCGCCAAACGGCAGCGGGTGATCATCGAATGGCTCCAGTCGCTGGAGATACGTTCCCTCCGCGTGGAATCGGCCAACATCGACCTGAAGGTGAAACTCGGGGACAACAGGCGTTTCGTGGGATTCACCGGACACAATGTGCCCGGAAGCGAGATATACGTGGCCCCGGACTGCCGGGGCGTCGAGGGGACGTTCTTCGCCAACCAGCCAAGCGTCCGCTCCGGACATCTGGTGCACGGCGCAACGCTGGAATTCAACGACGGCATCACCACCCGCGTCACCGCGCTGATGGGCGAAACGTTCCTGCAACGGGAGTTGTACGCCGACGCAGGCGCGAGAAAAGTCGGCGAGTTCTCGCTCACCGACAAACGCCTTTCGAGGGTTGACACCTTCATGGCCCACACCCTGCTGGACGAGAATTTCGCGGGGGACTACGGCAATTGCCACATCGCGCTGGGCGGCTCGCTCATCGAATGCTTCGACGGCCCGCCCGAGGCGCTCACGCCCGAACTTGAGACCGCGCTCGGGTTCAATTCATCCAACATCCACTGGGATCTGGTGAACACCGAACCCAAGCGCGTCATCGCCTCGACGAGCACCGGCGAACCGGTGCTCATCTACGAAAACGGCGAATTCAAGATCTAG
- a CDS encoding PLP-dependent aminotransferase family protein, with the protein MDQRRIAVEECFAARMDSVHRSFIREILKVTADPSIISFAGGLPNPEMFPVQAMSEAASRILGGSTGAASLQYSTTEGDPVLRRFIADRYAKRGVEVDPDDIVITTGSQQCLDMAGKVFLDKGDTMVIERPGYLGAIQSFSIYEPNFVTVALQDDGPDLEELERAFAAGAKMFYAVPNFQNPSGVSYSAEKRAAVAELLDRYGVVFVEDDPYGELRFMGEHLPPVYSFRKKPGLLNGSFSKIAAPGFRLGWVVAPGVVRDKLVVAKQATDLHTSTLAQSIMRAYLEENDIDDHVETIRETYGRHREVMVEKIREYFPAQVRCTEPEGGMFLWATLPEGCSSMELFDSAIRRKVAFVPGAPFYADGGGDNTLRLNFSNADPERIGEGIARLGESIREFLD; encoded by the coding sequence ATGGATCAAAGGAGAATAGCCGTGGAAGAATGCTTTGCCGCACGGATGGACTCGGTTCACCGCTCGTTCATCCGGGAAATACTGAAAGTCACCGCAGATCCCTCCATCATTTCGTTTGCCGGGGGGCTTCCCAATCCCGAGATGTTCCCGGTGCAGGCCATGTCGGAAGCCGCTTCGCGGATTCTGGGCGGCAGCACGGGCGCGGCATCGCTACAGTATTCCACCACCGAAGGGGACCCGGTCCTGCGTCGGTTCATTGCGGACCGTTATGCAAAGCGCGGCGTGGAGGTTGACCCGGACGACATCGTCATCACCACAGGCTCCCAGCAGTGTCTCGACATGGCCGGCAAAGTCTTTCTGGACAAGGGCGATACCATGGTCATCGAACGACCGGGCTATCTTGGCGCGATCCAGTCCTTCTCCATCTATGAACCCAATTTTGTCACCGTGGCCCTTCAGGACGACGGGCCGGATCTGGAAGAGCTTGAGCGGGCTTTTGCGGCCGGGGCCAAGATGTTCTATGCGGTGCCCAACTTCCAGAACCCTTCCGGCGTGAGCTACAGCGCGGAGAAACGCGCTGCGGTGGCCGAACTGCTGGATCGGTACGGCGTGGTTTTCGTGGAGGACGACCCGTACGGCGAGCTGCGGTTCATGGGCGAGCACCTGCCGCCGGTATATTCCTTCAGGAAGAAGCCCGGGCTGCTCAACGGGTCCTTTTCCAAAATCGCCGCGCCCGGATTCCGTCTCGGCTGGGTGGTGGCGCCCGGGGTGGTGCGCGACAAGCTCGTTGTCGCCAAGCAGGCCACTGATCTGCACACCAGTACGCTTGCGCAGTCCATAATGCGTGCCTATCTGGAAGAGAACGACATCGACGACCACGTGGAGACCATCCGGGAGACCTACGGCAGGCATCGCGAGGTCATGGTCGAGAAAATTCGCGAATATTTCCCGGCCCAAGTGCGCTGCACCGAGCCGGAGGGAGGGATGTTCCTGTGGGCGACGCTGCCCGAGGGATGTTCTTCCATGGAGCTGTTCGACAGCGCCATCAGACGCAAAGTGGCCTTTGTCCCCGGTGCCCCGTTCTACGCGGACGGTGGCGGCGACAATACGCTGCGCCTGAATTTCTCCAACGCCGACCCCGAACGCATCGGAGAAGGCATCGCCCGACTGGGCGAAAGCATCCGGGAGTTCCTGGATTGA
- a CDS encoding FAD-dependent oxidoreductase: MSQHVVVIGAVALGPKAACRFKRLEPGSRVTMLDESDVISYGGCGIPYYVSGEVADEQELRTTSFHMVRDVQFFKDVKGVDVMPRTRAVEIDRDARKVKYKNLATGESGELEYDQLVIATGATPRKLNLPGEDLKGVHYVSNPHDAVAIKEAIAKGEVNNAVVVGAGFIGLEMAEAFTDLWGVDTTVFEIFDQIMPRLVSPEMARMTQEHMEEQGVQFHLGETVKALEGDGRVQRVVTDKRTVEAECVIISVGVVPNDGLARDAGLECNERGGIVVDETMRTTDPAIFSGGDCVVVKNLVTGQPAFLPLGSMANRQGRVVGDNLAGGSSKFDGVLGSFVVKTFETSLAGTGLSLESAKAAGLDAASVLLVSLDRAHFYPSKDLMTLELVYEKGTRKVLGIQGFGNAGDAMVGRINAVAAAMKFGLTIDELSTMELAYAPPFSSAMDVLNSVANMADNAERGLNRGVGPEGFEKLWEQRDSGDYCFLDCREAPDAEPLMEKHPEHWCNIPQGEIYKRFSEIPEDKTVVLVCNTGARAYEAQVMLDHKGVKDAVTIRGGMAALKKWGMDV; the protein is encoded by the coding sequence ATGTCCCAACATGTAGTTGTCATCGGTGCGGTGGCTCTCGGTCCCAAGGCCGCCTGCCGCTTCAAGAGGCTTGAACCCGGCTCCCGAGTGACCATGCTCGACGAGAGCGACGTCATTTCGTATGGCGGATGCGGCATTCCCTACTATGTCTCCGGCGAAGTGGCGGACGAGCAGGAGCTGCGCACCACCAGTTTTCATATGGTTCGCGACGTGCAATTCTTCAAGGATGTGAAAGGGGTGGACGTCATGCCCCGCACCCGCGCCGTGGAGATCGATCGCGATGCCAGGAAGGTCAAATACAAGAATCTGGCAACCGGGGAGTCCGGGGAACTGGAATACGACCAGCTCGTCATCGCCACCGGAGCCACCCCGCGCAAGCTGAACCTGCCGGGCGAGGACCTCAAGGGCGTACATTACGTTTCCAATCCGCACGACGCCGTGGCCATCAAGGAGGCCATCGCCAAAGGTGAGGTCAACAATGCGGTCGTGGTCGGCGCCGGATTCATCGGCCTCGAAATGGCAGAGGCGTTCACGGACCTCTGGGGCGTGGATACCACTGTCTTCGAAATCTTCGATCAGATCATGCCGCGTCTGGTGAGCCCCGAAATGGCTCGCATGACGCAGGAGCACATGGAAGAGCAGGGCGTGCAGTTTCACCTTGGCGAGACCGTCAAGGCCCTGGAGGGAGACGGTCGCGTGCAGCGCGTGGTGACCGACAAGCGCACCGTGGAGGCCGAATGCGTCATCATTTCCGTGGGCGTGGTCCCCAATGACGGCCTTGCGCGCGATGCCGGGCTGGAGTGCAACGAGCGCGGCGGCATCGTGGTGGACGAGACCATGCGCACCACCGATCCGGCCATTTTCTCCGGCGGCGACTGCGTGGTGGTGAAGAACCTCGTCACCGGGCAGCCCGCTTTTCTGCCGCTTGGCTCCATGGCCAACAGGCAGGGGCGCGTCGTGGGCGACAACCTCGCTGGCGGCTCCTCGAAATTCGACGGCGTGCTCGGCTCTTTCGTGGTCAAGACCTTCGAGACCTCGCTGGCCGGAACCGGCCTGAGCCTCGAAAGCGCCAAGGCTGCCGGACTCGACGCCGCCAGCGTGCTGCTGGTCTCTCTCGACCGGGCGCATTTCTACCCCAGCAAGGACCTCATGACCCTTGAACTGGTCTACGAGAAAGGCACCCGCAAGGTGCTAGGCATTCAGGGCTTCGGCAACGCCGGGGACGCCATGGTCGGTCGTATCAACGCCGTGGCCGCGGCCATGAAATTCGGCCTGACCATCGACGAACTCTCCACCATGGAGCTGGCCTACGCCCCGCCGTTCTCCTCGGCCATGGACGTGCTCAACTCCGTGGCGAACATGGCTGACAATGCCGAGCGCGGCCTGAACCGCGGCGTGGGACCGGAAGGGTTCGAAAAGCTCTGGGAACAGCGCGACTCCGGCGACTATTGCTTCCTTGATTGTCGCGAAGCCCCGGACGCGGAGCCGCTCATGGAAAAACACCCTGAACACTGGTGCAACATCCCGCAGGGCGAGATTTACAAGCGCTTCTCGGAAATCCCCGAGGACAAGACCGTCGTGCTCGTCTGCAACACCGGTGCCCGAGCCTACGAGGCGCAGGTCATGCTGGATCACAAGGGTGTCAAGGACGCGGTGACCATCAGAGGCGGCATGGCTGCCCTCAAAAAGTGGGGAATGGACGTTTAG
- a CDS encoding response regulator, with translation MRFLIVDDDESIHLYLKNILKPYASCESALSGAEALSMFRKAVAEGRPYEAVFMDILMPGMDGHEVAERLREEDANGGANGFNLVMITSLADSRNVSKAFFDTYATCYIVKPFDKDVILDELYANMVI, from the coding sequence ATGCGTTTTCTCATTGTGGACGATGACGAGTCGATTCACCTGTATCTCAAAAACATTCTCAAGCCTTACGCTTCCTGCGAGTCGGCCCTTTCCGGGGCTGAGGCTCTGTCCATGTTTCGCAAGGCTGTTGCGGAAGGCAGACCTTATGAGGCTGTTTTCATGGACATACTCATGCCGGGAATGGATGGGCATGAGGTGGCTGAGAGACTCAGGGAGGAAGATGCGAATGGCGGGGCGAACGGCTTCAATCTGGTGATGATCACCTCGCTTGCGGACAGCAGGAATGTCAGCAAGGCTTTCTTCGACACCTATGCAACCTGCTACATCGTCAAACCGTTCGATAAGGACGTGATTCTGGACGAACTTTACGCCAACATGGTCATTTAG
- a CDS encoding NAD(P)-dependent oxidoreductase, translating to MKIGFLGLGIMGSRMAANLVEHGHTVTVWNRSKGPEAALAGRGAEAATSPAEAVKDADCAVAMLTGPEAVDDVLLGQDGAAQELEGKLFVNMSTVSPAYSRGLAKRLKEQGVRFMDAPVSGSKKPAEDGTLVILAGGDAGDVSFMQPAFDAMGSKTVHCGEAGAGSMMKMSVNLLLGVMMHGLSEMLHFGEKGGLSRQQLLDVVLGGPLSNMLYQLKRDMYLSDTYPAQFPLMHMDKDLGFVLETAFDTGADIPASTTVRFQYERALKEGFGEEDFAAVIKALGK from the coding sequence ATGAAAATTGGATTTCTCGGACTCGGCATCATGGGTAGCCGCATGGCGGCCAATCTTGTTGAACACGGACACACAGTAACCGTCTGGAATCGCTCGAAAGGTCCTGAGGCTGCCTTGGCGGGACGCGGTGCAGAAGCTGCCACGTCACCGGCCGAGGCCGTAAAGGATGCGGATTGCGCCGTTGCCATGCTGACCGGTCCCGAAGCGGTGGATGATGTCCTTTTGGGTCAGGACGGCGCCGCACAGGAGCTTGAAGGCAAGCTGTTCGTGAATATGAGCACTGTTTCTCCGGCGTATTCGCGCGGGCTGGCGAAGCGGCTGAAGGAACAGGGGGTGCGTTTCATGGATGCGCCGGTCTCCGGCTCCAAGAAGCCTGCCGAGGACGGCACGCTGGTCATTCTCGCCGGCGGCGATGCAGGGGATGTCTCGTTCATGCAGCCCGCCTTCGACGCCATGGGCAGCAAAACCGTTCACTGTGGCGAAGCAGGGGCCGGCTCCATGATGAAGATGAGCGTGAACCTGCTGCTCGGAGTCATGATGCATGGTCTTTCCGAGATGCTGCACTTCGGCGAAAAGGGCGGACTCAGCCGCCAGCAGCTGCTCGACGTGGTGCTCGGCGGACCGCTGTCGAACATGCTCTATCAGCTCAAGCGCGACATGTATCTTTCAGACACCTATCCAGCGCAGTTCCCGCTCATGCATATGGACAAGGATCTGGGATTCGTGCTCGAAACCGCGTTCGACACGGGCGCGGACATCCCGGCCTCGACCACGGTGCGCTTCCAATATGAGCGCGCCCTCAAGGAAGGCTTCGGAGAAGAGGACTTCGCCGCCGTGATCAAGGCGCTCGGCAAATAG
- a CDS encoding DUF5680 domain-containing protein, with the protein MQLNEFLVKARKAAGEATLSERTEIPSGGNEFRFEDGEMTLVEHRFGHRSLDGRMIIYRDDIPVWAMSYHGRVLTSIPEPDEIHAFLQKALAAFTDSQPLRGPDYIADGNWSYEQDTEGDLNAFQGEESVFFKGIRCFSLQFLGGVID; encoded by the coding sequence ATGCAACTGAACGAATTTCTCGTGAAAGCCCGCAAGGCCGCAGGCGAAGCGACGCTCTCCGAGCGAACGGAAATACCCTCGGGTGGGAACGAATTCCGTTTCGAAGACGGCGAAATGACGCTCGTGGAGCACCGCTTCGGACACCGCTCGCTTGATGGACGCATGATCATTTACCGCGACGACATCCCGGTGTGGGCCATGTCCTACCACGGCCGGGTGCTGACCAGCATTCCGGAGCCGGATGAAATCCATGCCTTTTTGCAAAAAGCGCTGGCCGCTTTTACCGATTCGCAACCTCTTCGCGGTCCGGACTACATCGCAGACGGCAACTGGTCCTACGAGCAGGACACCGAAGGCGATCTGAACGCCTTTCAGGGAGAGGAAAGCGTCTTCTTCAAGGGCATCCGCTGCTTCAGCCTACAGTTTCTCGGCGGCGTCATAGACTGA
- a CDS encoding 4Fe-4S binding protein, with the protein MKIPFIKQSTIDYWHEARKTGLGLFGFIHGYIYGRWPYRYIGLVHNKYPVWKYVAAPFVFLIDRHSPFRPGSDSQPGDPKQKRPSFADTYHGKPLPLEEAEKLVRLDVAVDTTMPEQVIPYTRARDIILEAGDKITVLDCPCRATAPDPCQPLDVCLIIGSPMADFILEHHPEHARRIDADEAVRILRQCNARGNVSHAFFKDVMLGRFYAICNCCSCCCGAMKAQRNGVEMLCSSGYLAEVDPDKCVGCGECARYCQFKAIGFRERKAFIREDRCLGCGVCTNKCSKTALTLREAPEKGTPLRIDKLREEAECN; encoded by the coding sequence ATGAAAATTCCGTTTATAAAACAATCCACCATCGACTACTGGCATGAAGCGCGCAAAACCGGGCTTGGGCTGTTTGGATTCATCCACGGCTACATCTACGGTCGCTGGCCCTACCGTTACATCGGTCTTGTTCACAACAAGTATCCTGTCTGGAAATACGTGGCCGCGCCGTTCGTTTTTCTCATCGACCGTCACAGCCCGTTCAGACCCGGCAGCGACAGCCAGCCCGGCGATCCAAAGCAGAAACGCCCAAGCTTTGCGGACACCTATCACGGCAAGCCGCTGCCCCTTGAAGAGGCCGAAAAGCTGGTCAGGCTCGACGTTGCGGTGGATACCACCATGCCCGAGCAGGTCATCCCCTACACCCGGGCCCGCGATATCATACTTGAAGCGGGTGACAAAATCACGGTATTGGATTGTCCGTGCCGCGCTACCGCGCCTGATCCATGCCAGCCGCTGGACGTGTGTCTGATCATCGGCTCGCCCATGGCGGACTTCATTCTGGAGCACCATCCGGAACACGCCAGAAGGATAGACGCGGACGAGGCCGTGCGCATCCTGAGACAGTGCAATGCACGTGGCAACGTCTCCCACGCTTTTTTCAAGGACGTGATGCTCGGACGCTTCTATGCCATCTGCAACTGCTGCTCCTGCTGCTGCGGAGCCATGAAGGCCCAGCGCAACGGCGTGGAGATGCTCTGTTCGTCGGGCTATCTGGCCGAAGTGGATCCCGACAAATGTGTCGGATGCGGCGAATGCGCACGATACTGCCAGTTCAAGGCCATAGGCTTTCGCGAACGCAAGGCGTTTATCCGCGAGGACCGTTGCCTTGGCTGCGGCGTGTGCACCAACAAATGCTCCAAAACCGCACTCACTCTGCGCGAGGCGCCCGAAAAAGGCACGCCGCTTCGCATCGACAAACTCCGGGAGGAAGCCGAATGCAACTGA
- a CDS encoding YidH family protein, which produces MERAQEQLELARERNEFARIRTDLANKRTFLAWCRTGLAVMGVGVLLEKLRLGFGVAGEAAAGLGVMGVVSLLAGPACIGFAAWRYRVLNRRVGGSEDGLFFVPEMVVLASVLAFVFLGLS; this is translated from the coding sequence ATGGAACGAGCACAGGAGCAACTGGAGCTGGCAAGGGAACGCAATGAATTTGCCCGTATCCGCACTGACCTTGCCAACAAGCGGACCTTTCTGGCCTGGTGCCGCACCGGGCTTGCGGTCATGGGCGTCGGGGTGTTGCTGGAAAAACTCCGGCTCGGATTCGGTGTGGCGGGCGAGGCTGCGGCGGGGCTCGGTGTCATGGGGGTCGTATCCCTGCTGGCAGGGCCGGCGTGCATCGGTTTTGCCGCGTGGCGTTACCGTGTTTTGAACAGGCGTGTGGGCGGCTCAGAAGACGGCCTGTTCTTCGTGCCCGAGATGGTGGTCCTCGCCTCGGTTCTCGCCTTCGTTTTTCTTGGCCTATCCTAG
- a CDS encoding zinc ribbon domain-containing protein has translation MIICNKCGSPNEDSARFCAKCRKKIQSSWSPPPETAAFRPLDSFRPSRLSGAQRREFARMVEAWVYALILLFSAVACQLKGQWWPMWVVLAVVGLAALVRLR, from the coding sequence GTGATCATCTGCAACAAATGCGGCTCACCCAACGAAGACTCCGCCAGATTCTGTGCGAAGTGCCGCAAGAAAATCCAGTCTTCATGGTCTCCGCCCCCGGAGACCGCAGCCTTCAGGCCTCTGGACTCCTTTCGTCCGTCCAGGCTTTCCGGCGCTCAACGCCGGGAGTTTGCCCGGATGGTGGAGGCTTGGGTCTACGCGCTCATCCTGCTGTTTTCCGCGGTTGCCTGCCAGCTGAAAGGTCAGTGGTGGCCCATGTGGGTCGTGCTTGCCGTGGTTGGGCTTGCCGCCCTCGTCAGGCTTCGCTGA
- the purU gene encoding formyltetrahydrofolate deformylase: protein MSENSTATVRLTISCADRPGIVAAVSGFLQQRGFNIVHSDQHSTDPEGGAFFMRNEFLLPSRDESLFERVKEEFQAEVADPFGMSWNMHPAWKRRKTAILVSKLDHALMELLWRFRRGELETDITMVVSNHEDLRQSVESFGVPFHHVPVGKRLRAKVAAEDIILDHMKGQADLVVLARYMQILTPEFVSHYPGRIINIHHSFLPAFVGADPYRRAFERGVKLVGATAHYVTEELDQGPIIEQDVIRVNHNHTVEDLKRHGADIERHVLARAVRWHLEDRVIVHGNKTIVFKR from the coding sequence ATGAGCGAAAACAGTACGGCAACCGTAAGACTGACCATATCCTGCGCCGACCGCCCGGGCATCGTGGCCGCCGTGAGCGGCTTCCTCCAGCAGCGCGGCTTCAACATCGTCCATTCGGACCAGCACTCCACCGACCCCGAAGGCGGCGCATTTTTCATGCGCAACGAATTCCTGCTCCCGTCGCGGGACGAAAGCCTTTTCGAAAGGGTCAAGGAAGAGTTTCAGGCCGAAGTTGCGGACCCGTTCGGCATGTCCTGGAACATGCATCCGGCATGGAAGCGCCGCAAGACGGCGATTCTTGTTTCCAAGCTGGACCATGCCCTCATGGAACTGCTCTGGCGCTTCCGCCGCGGGGAACTGGAGACCGACATAACCATGGTGGTGAGCAACCACGAAGACCTGCGCCAGTCGGTGGAGAGCTTCGGGGTGCCCTTCCACCACGTGCCGGTGGGCAAGCGCCTGCGCGCCAAGGTGGCGGCCGAGGACATCATTCTCGACCACATGAAGGGACAGGCCGACCTGGTGGTGCTTGCGCGCTATATGCAGATTCTCACGCCAGAATTCGTCAGCCACTATCCGGGCCGGATCATCAACATCCATCACTCGTTCCTGCCCGCGTTCGTGGGGGCCGACCCTTACCGCAGGGCCTTTGAGCGCGGCGTGAAGCTCGTGGGCGCAACCGCGCACTATGTTACGGAAGAACTGGATCAGGGCCCGATCATCGAACAGGACGTAATCCGCGTGAACCACAACCACACCGTGGAAGACCTCAAGCGGCACGGCGCGGACATCGAACGCCACGTCCTCGCAAGGGCCGTGCGCTGGCACCTTGAAGACCGCGTCATCGTGCACGGCAACAAAACAATCGTCTTCAAACGGTAA
- a CDS encoding D-sedoheptulose 7-phosphate isomerase — MSESALKKVMDHAKLGLEVREQFFQTKAEQMVDVARAIAVSLARGGKVMFCGNGGSAADSQHLAAEFVNRFKMERPPLPGLALTTDTSILTAVGNDYSFDLVFEKQVQALARPGDVLVGMSTSGTSANVLRALREARNRDVTTIGMTGQNGGDMMAASDYLIQVPCGDTPVIQEIHIAAGHVICHLVDHFLFESVAELQPFLQGG, encoded by the coding sequence ATGTCCGAATCCGCGCTAAAAAAGGTCATGGATCACGCCAAGTTGGGCCTTGAGGTCCGGGAGCAGTTCTTCCAGACCAAGGCCGAGCAGATGGTGGACGTGGCCCGCGCAATCGCAGTGAGCCTTGCCCGCGGGGGCAAGGTCATGTTCTGCGGTAATGGCGGCAGCGCCGCAGACAGCCAGCATCTGGCCGCAGAGTTCGTCAACCGTTTCAAGATGGAGCGGCCACCGCTTCCCGGATTGGCCCTGACTACCGACACATCCATCCTCACTGCCGTGGGGAACGATTATTCCTTTGACCTGGTCTTTGAAAAGCAGGTGCAGGCTCTTGCCCGTCCGGGCGACGTGCTGGTGGGGATGTCCACCTCCGGCACCAGCGCCAATGTTCTGCGCGCGCTGAGGGAAGCCAGAAACCGCGATGTCACCACCATCGGCATGACCGGCCAGAACGGGGGCGACATGATGGCGGCGAGCGACTATCTCATTCAGGTCCCCTGCGGAGATACCCCCGTCATTCAGGAAATCCACATTGCCGCGGGGCATGTGATCTGTCACCTGGTGGATCATTTCCTTTTCGAATCCGTGGCCGAACTGCAACCGTTTCTGCAAGGAGGCTGA
- a CDS encoding response regulator: MSNTLRTLVVEDTMVTREFLRMVMQQWGECACVETGEEAVTLFEQAHNDGKPFDLVVLDIMLPGMNGQQTLETLREVERKAEISEEDQVHVIITTALDDDETASRAFIHGKAVSFITKPVRMERLEEEVQSLGLTG; this comes from the coding sequence ATGAGCAATACACTTCGAACACTGGTGGTGGAAGACACCATGGTCACACGTGAATTCCTGCGTATGGTCATGCAGCAGTGGGGCGAATGCGCCTGCGTGGAAACCGGAGAGGAAGCGGTTACCCTTTTCGAGCAGGCCCATAATGACGGAAAGCCGTTCGATCTGGTGGTGCTGGACATCATGCTCCCGGGCATGAACGGTCAGCAGACGCTGGAAACGCTGCGAGAAGTTGAGCGCAAGGCCGAGATTTCCGAAGAGGATCAGGTGCATGTCATCATTACCACCGCACTGGATGACGACGAGACGGCATCGCGGGCCTTCATTCACGGAAAGGCCGTTTCCTTCATCACCAAGCCGGTGCGTATGGAACGTCTGGAAGAAGAGGTTCAGTCGCTGGGACTGACCGGTTAG